The proteins below are encoded in one region of Bremerella sp. P1:
- a CDS encoding YraN family protein, whose protein sequence is MLTWMRSFWKPKSLGERGESLACRHLRRQGYTIVARQDRTRLGEIDIVAVQQRTIVFVEVKTRSGEAKGTPTDAIDQDKEQRLTRAALAYMRRHDLLGNCAARFDVIAIVWPEEKAKPKLTHIENAFEPTGQFQMFS, encoded by the coding sequence ATGCTGACCTGGATGCGAAGTTTCTGGAAACCCAAGTCACTGGGCGAGCGAGGGGAATCGCTCGCGTGCCGTCACCTTCGCCGCCAAGGCTACACGATCGTCGCGAGGCAAGATCGAACGCGTCTGGGTGAGATCGATATCGTTGCAGTCCAGCAGCGGACGATCGTCTTCGTCGAAGTCAAAACCCGGTCAGGCGAAGCAAAAGGAACGCCTACCGACGCGATCGACCAAGACAAAGAGCAGCGTCTTACCCGTGCGGCCTTGGCCTACATGCGACGGCACGATTTGCTGGGCAACTGTGCCGCGAGATTCGATGTGATCGCGATCGTCTGGCCGGAAGAGAAAGCAAAGCCCAAGCTCACGCATATCGAAAACGCCTTCGAACCGACCGGGCAGTTTCAGATGT
- a CDS encoding amidase has translation MQRTSPKLWQHGAAQLAHLIASREVSASEVIDAHIERIETVNPHIHAMTETFFDRAKTTAKRLDDEPSLLAGRPLRGVPISIKECFLVAGGKTTLGMTLPPIVHANDGLHVARLRDAGGIVLGMTNVPQMMIIHETRNPVFGTTNNPWNLGRSVGGSSGGEAAILAAGGTALGLGSDLGGSIRLPSHFCGVAGLKPTSRRLDRSGAVENLRGMAWLEYQPGPMARHVADLRLAMHVLCRTEPNARWSKAEDARSGFNPQPSTDIRSLRVGVYADDGFFPPCPAAKRAIAEGIQGLEARGATIVTLEPPKTLELLKSYFAIASADGGRDFRRMLKGSKLDPEVARLVRLAALPRWIRPLIAMLVLAPFGKQKMSSLFQASGPRSANSLWQITYQAVQQVREVFQAWDEANVDVVLCPTHATPALLPDCAVDMMPAASYSVLMNLLGVPCGSVPATRVRAGETSDRRGKLDASERLAAKIEAGSEGLPIGVQVAGRFWREDQVLDVMEALESHYRTLPDYPDIVHLPQFGND, from the coding sequence ATGCAACGAACGTCCCCCAAGCTCTGGCAGCACGGCGCCGCTCAGCTGGCCCACCTGATCGCTTCGCGCGAGGTCTCCGCATCGGAGGTGATCGACGCACATATCGAACGCATCGAAACGGTCAATCCGCACATCCATGCGATGACCGAAACATTCTTCGATAGGGCAAAGACTACGGCCAAGCGTCTGGATGATGAGCCTTCGCTGCTTGCAGGCCGACCGCTGCGCGGGGTGCCGATCTCGATCAAAGAGTGTTTTCTCGTCGCTGGTGGCAAGACAACGCTCGGCATGACGCTGCCTCCGATCGTGCATGCAAACGACGGCCTGCACGTCGCGCGGCTGCGCGATGCTGGCGGGATCGTCCTGGGCATGACCAACGTGCCGCAGATGATGATCATCCACGAGACGCGCAATCCGGTCTTCGGCACGACCAACAATCCGTGGAACCTGGGGCGTAGCGTCGGTGGAAGCAGCGGTGGCGAAGCCGCGATCCTGGCGGCTGGTGGTACGGCGCTAGGCCTGGGAAGCGACCTGGGAGGAAGCATTCGCCTGCCGAGCCATTTCTGCGGCGTCGCTGGTTTGAAACCCACCTCGCGGCGGCTGGATCGTAGCGGTGCCGTCGAAAACCTGCGCGGCATGGCGTGGCTCGAATATCAGCCAGGCCCCATGGCCCGTCATGTGGCCGATCTGCGACTGGCGATGCACGTACTTTGTCGTACGGAACCGAATGCCCGTTGGAGCAAAGCGGAAGACGCTCGATCAGGCTTCAATCCGCAGCCCTCCACCGACATCCGTTCGCTGCGGGTTGGCGTTTATGCCGACGATGGTTTCTTTCCTCCCTGCCCTGCCGCGAAGCGAGCCATCGCCGAAGGCATTCAAGGGCTAGAGGCCCGCGGGGCGACGATCGTCACGTTAGAACCACCAAAAACACTCGAGCTCCTCAAGTCGTACTTTGCGATTGCCAGCGCCGATGGCGGCCGTGATTTCCGTCGCATGCTCAAGGGAAGCAAGCTCGATCCCGAAGTGGCCCGCCTGGTACGACTGGCGGCCCTGCCGCGTTGGATTCGGCCGCTGATCGCGATGCTGGTCCTTGCTCCGTTTGGTAAGCAAAAGATGTCGTCTTTGTTTCAAGCGTCGGGGCCTCGCTCGGCCAACTCGCTGTGGCAAATCACCTACCAGGCTGTCCAACAGGTACGCGAAGTCTTTCAGGCGTGGGACGAAGCGAACGTCGACGTGGTCCTTTGTCCGACGCATGCCACCCCGGCTCTGCTTCCCGATTGTGCCGTCGATATGATGCCGGCGGCCAGCTACAGCGTCTTGATGAATCTGTTGGGCGTTCCCTGCGGAAGCGTGCCAGCGACGCGTGTTCGTGCTGGGGAAACTTCCGATCGCCGCGGCAAGCTCGATGCGAGCGAACGCCTGGCCGCCAAGATCGAAGCTGGCAGCGAGGGACTTCCGATCGGCGTGCAAGTGGCCGGTCGCTTCTGGCGGGAAGACCAGGTGCTGGACGTGATGGAAGCTTTAGAGTCGCATTACCGGACGCTGCCGGACTATCCCGATATCGTTCACCTTCCCCAGTTTGGCAATGACTAA
- a CDS encoding DinB family protein yields the protein MESKQQLMHSLRTAYSITLPLLEDLQDAPMTPPTAHGGNHPTWLAGHLAHSVGLLVWEIMQGKPNPLADWNELFQGGSQPQSDGAVYPAYEEILSQFKSLHEEAFALLETLTEEQLDQPSKNPPPNFEEVFGTWRQCFGAMALHLTNHRGQAAVCRTALGREPLLV from the coding sequence GTGGAATCGAAACAACAACTGATGCATTCCCTGCGCACGGCATACTCAATCACGTTGCCGCTGCTGGAAGACCTGCAAGATGCCCCTATGACCCCGCCCACCGCACACGGCGGCAACCACCCGACCTGGCTCGCAGGCCACCTGGCCCATAGCGTTGGTCTCCTGGTGTGGGAAATCATGCAAGGCAAGCCCAACCCATTGGCCGATTGGAATGAACTATTCCAAGGCGGTTCGCAGCCTCAATCGGATGGTGCGGTGTACCCTGCCTACGAAGAGATCCTCTCCCAGTTCAAGTCGCTGCACGAGGAAGCGTTCGCCCTCTTGGAAACGCTCACAGAAGAGCAGTTGGATCAGCCCAGCAAGAACCCACCGCCGAACTTCGAAGAGGTATTCGGAACGTGGCGGCAATGCTTCGGTGCGATGGCCTTGCATCTGACCAACCACCGCGGCCAGGCAGCCGTCTGCCGGACGGCCTTGGGACGCGAACCTCTGTTGGTCTAA
- a CDS encoding SRPBCC family protein, whose translation MVAPIERQTLTIRRVLKAPPELVFDVWTQPEHMLRWFSPAESYTNPFIEVDLRVGGTYRIAFLSPDGVQSIVGGKYLEIAKPDKLVFTWKWEEHDRFGDHETTVSLSFNACDEGTELVMNHEGLPVGPMLEEHSWGWQGTLGRLETALATL comes from the coding sequence ATGGTTGCACCAATCGAGCGGCAGACGTTAACCATTCGCCGCGTCCTGAAAGCTCCGCCGGAACTCGTCTTTGATGTCTGGACCCAGCCCGAGCACATGCTGCGTTGGTTCTCGCCCGCAGAAAGCTATACCAATCCGTTCATTGAAGTCGATTTGCGTGTCGGCGGAACGTACCGAATCGCCTTTCTCTCGCCGGATGGGGTGCAGTCGATCGTCGGCGGCAAGTACCTTGAAATCGCCAAGCCAGACAAGCTGGTGTTTACCTGGAAGTGGGAAGAGCACGACCGCTTTGGCGACCACGAAACCACCGTGTCACTCAGCTTCAACGCGTGTGACGAAGGCACCGAACTTGTCATGAATCACGAAGGATTGCCCGTCGGTCCCATGTTGGAAGAACACAGCTGGGGTTGGCAAGGAACGCTCGGACGCTTGGAAACGGCACTCGCCACGCTTTAA
- a CDS encoding ArsR/SmtB family transcription factor, which yields MVHSRSQQLDETFFALSDPTRREMLSRMAGGEMTVAQLADPFEMSAPAISKHLRVLEKAGLLEQQKDGRIRRCRLIAAPLKDAAQWVEQYRQFWEDRLDSLDQYLAEIQSTEKPSKKSTTKKPNKKKKS from the coding sequence GTGGTTCATTCACGCAGTCAACAACTCGACGAGACGTTTTTCGCACTCTCCGATCCGACCCGCCGCGAAATGCTTTCGCGGATGGCAGGCGGCGAGATGACCGTTGCCCAGCTTGCCGACCCGTTCGAGATGTCGGCCCCGGCGATCTCCAAACACCTTCGCGTGTTAGAAAAAGCAGGCCTCCTTGAGCAGCAAAAAGACGGACGCATCCGCCGATGTCGGCTCATTGCGGCTCCCTTGAAAGACGCGGCCCAATGGGTCGAGCAGTACCGTCAGTTCTGGGAAGACCGCCTCGACAGCTTGGACCAATACCTGGCTGAGATTCAGTCAACCGAGAAGCCATCGAAGAAATCGACCACCAAGAAACCCAACAAGAAAAAGAAGTCGTAA
- a CDS encoding DUF6940 family protein — translation MQVDIREISEGRAVCIQISIDGKTLSFEQFAVKLSLDGACQAAFNQTLAESAYEAFRWELPGLTTTTWTQPFECVLVESLELRRSARSSAFEEHFTGDQQVVTFANLRGDATLVVPSPMAEKEAYPHLAAFVREAPAAQQRLLWQAVGETLAKRISEKPVWLSTAGAGVPWLHVRLDDRPKYYSYGPYRTLISAH, via the coding sequence GTGCAGGTAGATATTCGTGAAATCTCGGAAGGACGAGCCGTATGCATTCAGATCTCGATCGATGGGAAAACGCTTAGTTTCGAGCAGTTCGCTGTGAAGCTGTCTCTCGATGGGGCGTGTCAGGCGGCGTTCAATCAGACCCTTGCCGAGTCAGCCTACGAAGCGTTTCGCTGGGAACTGCCAGGCCTGACGACCACAACGTGGACGCAGCCGTTTGAGTGCGTACTGGTCGAAAGCTTAGAACTGCGGCGATCGGCTCGCTCGTCGGCATTTGAAGAGCACTTCACAGGCGACCAGCAAGTCGTAACATTCGCCAACTTGCGGGGCGATGCGACGCTGGTGGTGCCGTCGCCGATGGCTGAAAAGGAAGCCTATCCGCACTTGGCCGCGTTTGTGCGTGAGGCCCCGGCTGCCCAGCAACGTTTGCTTTGGCAGGCCGTCGGAGAGACCTTAGCGAAGCGAATCAGCGAGAAGCCAGTCTGGTTGAGCACGGCCGGGGCTGGCGTGCCGTGGCTACATGTGCGATTGGATGATCGACCGAAGTACTATTCGTATGGGCCGTATCGGACATTAATTTCAGCCCATTAA
- a CDS encoding MarC family protein, which produces MLSQELIDSTTLLLVLLNPFLLCIYLLDLIQGLDTNGFARTMIRAGLMSAAIYFGFAVVGDTVFTTIFKVRYESFLLFGGIVFLLVSIRLVMNGSSAMKGLRGEAPHGAEGTALPFMLGPGTISASIVTGAKVSIPEAAGAIAFSVFVCVVSIIILKWIHDMIRKRYEAIMERYLDTIGRIMALLTGTIAVDMILNGLGRWLGTGAS; this is translated from the coding sequence ATGCTTAGCCAAGAGCTGATTGACTCCACGACGTTACTCCTCGTTCTTCTTAATCCTTTCCTGTTATGCATCTACCTGTTGGACCTGATTCAGGGCCTCGACACCAATGGCTTTGCGCGAACGATGATTCGGGCAGGGCTGATGAGCGCGGCTATCTACTTCGGCTTCGCGGTGGTCGGTGACACGGTCTTCACCACCATCTTCAAGGTCCGCTACGAGTCGTTCCTGCTGTTCGGCGGTATCGTCTTTTTGCTGGTTTCGATTCGCCTGGTGATGAACGGCAGTAGCGCGATGAAGGGGCTTCGTGGCGAAGCACCACACGGTGCCGAGGGAACCGCCTTGCCGTTCATGCTTGGTCCCGGAACGATCAGTGCGTCGATCGTGACAGGTGCCAAGGTCAGCATCCCGGAAGCGGCGGGGGCGATCGCGTTCTCGGTATTCGTCTGCGTCGTCTCGATCATCATCCTCAAGTGGATTCACGACATGATCCGCAAGCGTTACGAAGCGATCATGGAACGTTACCTCGACACGATCGGGCGAATCATGGCCCTGCTAACCGGGACCATCGCGGTCGACATGATCCTCAACGGCCTTGGCCGCTGGCTGGGGACTGGGGCGAGTTAG
- the ehuA gene encoding ectoine/hydroxyectoine ABC transporter ATP-binding protein EhuA has protein sequence MSENTPQLQVRNLQKTYGTNQVLKGLNVDIQSGEKIAIIGPSGSGKSTLLRILMTLEAPNGGSVKVDGESVWTMNVNGNEKKADEAHMHRMRSKLGMVFQHFFLFPHLSVRQNLTLAPKLVNNVSGSVADETAMELLKMVGMDGKADAFPAQLSGGQKQRVAIARALAMQPEIMLFDEVTSALDPELVHEVLNVLRKLAEKSDMTMLLVTHEMNFAREIADRVLFFDGGVILEEGPPSQIFTEPKEQRTQEFLKTVLEA, from the coding sequence ATGAGTGAAAACACACCCCAACTGCAAGTTCGTAACCTTCAAAAGACGTACGGTACCAACCAGGTGCTGAAGGGCCTGAACGTCGACATCCAGTCTGGCGAGAAGATCGCGATCATCGGTCCCAGCGGCTCCGGCAAGAGCACCCTGCTGCGCATCCTGATGACGCTGGAAGCCCCCAACGGCGGAAGCGTGAAGGTCGATGGCGAGTCGGTCTGGACGATGAACGTCAACGGCAACGAGAAGAAAGCCGACGAAGCGCACATGCACCGCATGCGGTCAAAGCTGGGTATGGTCTTCCAGCACTTCTTCCTGTTTCCCCACCTTTCGGTTCGTCAGAACCTGACGCTGGCACCGAAACTGGTGAACAACGTCTCCGGCTCGGTTGCCGATGAAACCGCAATGGAACTGCTGAAGATGGTTGGTATGGATGGTAAAGCCGATGCCTTCCCGGCGCAGCTTTCCGGCGGTCAGAAGCAGCGGGTGGCAATTGCCCGGGCCTTGGCGATGCAGCCAGAGATCATGCTGTTCGACGAGGTCACCTCGGCACTCGATCCCGAACTGGTCCACGAAGTCCTCAATGTCCTGCGTAAGCTGGCGGAAAAGTCAGACATGACGATGCTGCTGGTCACGCACGAGATGAACTTTGCCCGCGAGATCGCCGACCGCGTGTTGTTCTTCGACGGCGGCGTGATCCTGGAAGAAGGTCCGCCGAGCCAGATCTTTACCGAACCTAAAGAACAACGCACCCAAGAATTCCTGAAGACTGTATTGGAAGCCTAG
- the ehuD gene encoding ectoine/hydroxyectoine ABC transporter permease subunit EhuD, protein MWKWDVVWQVMPDILSGLVVTLEAVAGGMILALLLGLLWAVMRRSKSHYISWPAWAIVEFVRSTPLLVQLFFVYYVMIDIVGRGFSPLMTGILVLGVHYSCYTAEVYRAGLDGIARGQWNAAKALNLTPYQTYRYVILPQAIPPILPNLGNYLIAMLKEAPLLSTITVLEILNEAKIFGNEHYRYLEPLTIVGVLFILLSLLAGLSVEWLRKRTAAMTS, encoded by the coding sequence ATGTGGAAGTGGGATGTCGTCTGGCAGGTCATGCCAGACATCTTAAGTGGTCTAGTTGTTACGCTCGAAGCAGTGGCTGGTGGCATGATCCTGGCGCTGCTGCTTGGGCTGCTATGGGCTGTGATGCGTCGTTCCAAGTCGCACTACATCAGTTGGCCGGCGTGGGCGATTGTCGAGTTCGTCCGAAGTACGCCGCTGCTGGTGCAGTTGTTTTTTGTCTACTACGTGATGATCGACATCGTCGGCCGCGGCTTCTCGCCGCTGATGACCGGTATCCTGGTTCTCGGCGTGCATTACAGCTGCTACACGGCCGAAGTCTACCGAGCGGGACTCGACGGGATCGCCCGCGGCCAATGGAACGCAGCCAAGGCACTCAACCTGACGCCGTATCAAACGTATCGCTACGTGATCCTGCCCCAAGCGATTCCGCCCATCCTGCCAAACCTGGGCAACTACTTGATCGCGATGCTCAAGGAAGCCCCGCTCCTTTCGACGATCACCGTCCTGGAAATCTTGAACGAAGCGAAGATCTTCGGCAACGAACATTACCGATACCTTGAACCCCTGACGATCGTGGGTGTGCTGTTTATCCTGCTCAGCCTATTGGCGGGCCTGTCGGTTGAATGGCTTCGCAAACGCACCGCGGCAATGACCTCATGA
- the ehuC gene encoding ectoine/hydroxyectoine ABC transporter permease subunit EhuC, with translation MSNLPPPLDLLPFLLQGLWITVIITLGGCVVAIVLSVLFGVWSKSTDPILRWLSAIYITVFRGASALILLYWFYFAMPELTNIRLDAITTGILVLGANVGAYGAEVVRASLEAVPKGQYQAAAALNLSRWQTMRYIIFPQAILSMIPPFGNLMIELLKGTALVSTITVTDLTLQGKFLRDDTHRSFEIFGLLLVIYFLLSMTITGVFRWLEHRHSQGRDYGGGN, from the coding sequence GTGAGTAATCTCCCTCCTCCTCTCGATCTGCTCCCCTTCCTGCTGCAGGGGCTCTGGATCACCGTCATCATTACGCTCGGCGGCTGCGTCGTGGCGATAGTCTTGTCGGTGCTATTCGGTGTATGGAGCAAGTCGACCGATCCGATACTACGTTGGCTGAGTGCGATCTACATTACCGTGTTCCGCGGCGCCAGTGCTCTGATCCTCTTGTACTGGTTCTATTTCGCCATGCCGGAATTAACCAACATCCGCTTAGACGCGATCACGACCGGCATCTTGGTATTGGGGGCCAACGTGGGTGCCTACGGCGCCGAAGTCGTCCGGGCAAGTCTCGAAGCGGTCCCCAAAGGTCAGTATCAAGCCGCTGCCGCACTCAACCTAAGTCGCTGGCAGACGATGCGGTATATCATCTTTCCGCAAGCGATCCTGAGCATGATTCCACCCTTTGGCAATCTCATGATCGAACTGCTCAAAGGGACGGCCCTCGTCTCGACGATCACCGTTACCGATCTCACGCTGCAAGGCAAGTTTCTGCGAGACGATACGCATCGCTCGTTTGAAATCTTTGGCCTGCTGCTGGTGATCTACTTCCTTCTGTCGATGACCATCACCGGAGTCTTCCGCTGGCTGGAACATCGTCATTCCCAAGGCCGCGATTACGGAGGAGGGAACTAA
- the ehuB gene encoding ectoine/hydroxyectoine ABC transporter substrate-binding protein EhuB, whose protein sequence is MGAIFWQANRPNTNAETTLARIQKANSVRIGFANEAPYGYLDTSSGKVTGEAPEIAKAILKRMGVDHVEPIVADFGSLIPGLKAKRFDIIAAGMYITPQRAKEISFSNPSYAIGESFIVKAGNPLNLHGYEDVRDNSDAKLGVMGGSVEQGYARDMGVNDNQVLVFSDYNSAILGLKGGQIDAVAATDLTVNDLLQKQDSDEIEKATDFQDPIIDGQTIRGYGAFGFRQEDVALRERFNEELAKFIGSPEHLELVKKFGFDQSTLPGDVTAKELSEAP, encoded by the coding sequence TTGGGCGCAATCTTTTGGCAGGCTAATCGACCTAATACCAATGCAGAAACAACCTTAGCGCGGATTCAAAAAGCCAATTCCGTCCGCATTGGTTTTGCCAACGAAGCCCCCTATGGGTACCTCGACACTTCCTCCGGAAAAGTTACCGGCGAAGCCCCTGAAATCGCTAAAGCCATCTTAAAGCGAATGGGTGTTGATCATGTCGAACCCATCGTGGCGGATTTCGGATCACTTATTCCCGGTCTGAAAGCCAAGCGATTCGACATCATCGCGGCCGGTATGTACATCACGCCTCAAAGAGCCAAAGAAATCTCGTTCTCGAATCCTTCGTATGCGATCGGCGAGTCGTTCATCGTCAAGGCCGGCAACCCGCTCAATCTGCACGGCTATGAAGACGTTCGCGATAACTCCGACGCCAAACTGGGCGTCATGGGAGGCAGCGTTGAACAAGGCTATGCCCGAGACATGGGAGTCAACGATAACCAGGTGTTGGTCTTTTCCGACTACAACAGCGCGATCCTCGGACTCAAAGGTGGCCAGATCGATGCCGTCGCAGCGACCGACCTGACGGTCAACGATCTCCTGCAAAAGCAGGACAGTGACGAGATCGAAAAGGCAACGGACTTTCAAGACCCCATCATCGATGGCCAAACGATTCGTGGTTACGGTGCGTTCGGTTTTCGCCAGGAAGACGTCGCACTGCGCGAGCGGTTCAATGAAGAACTCGCCAAGTTCATTGGCTCGCCTGAACACTTAGAGCTGGTAAAGAAGTTTGGCTTTGACCAGTCGACCCTGCCAGGCGATGTGACAGCAAAGGAATTGTCGGAAGCACCGTGA
- the ectA gene encoding diaminobutyrate acetyltransferase, whose translation MIIRKPRVEDGAQLRQLVANSEEIDDNSCYLYLLLCQDFADTCVVAELDGSIVGFVTGYTPPARPTSLFVWQVVVAPEARRQGLAKRMLEALIAQFPGEKLEWVEATITPDNQPSRRLFDALARSMHTEIGFSPYFLAEHFGTFAHDPEELCRVGPIGPNRKSS comes from the coding sequence ATGATTATCCGGAAACCGCGCGTCGAAGATGGTGCGCAGCTTCGTCAGTTGGTCGCCAACAGCGAAGAGATAGACGACAACTCGTGCTACCTCTACTTGCTGTTGTGTCAAGATTTCGCCGACACATGTGTTGTCGCGGAACTCGATGGATCGATCGTTGGTTTTGTCACCGGCTACACCCCACCGGCAAGACCAACATCATTATTCGTATGGCAAGTGGTCGTTGCGCCGGAAGCAAGACGCCAGGGTCTCGCCAAGCGAATGTTAGAAGCACTGATTGCTCAATTCCCCGGTGAGAAGCTCGAGTGGGTCGAGGCGACGATTACGCCTGACAACCAGCCATCTCGTCGACTCTTTGATGCCCTGGCACGTTCTATGCACACAGAAATAGGCTTTAGTCCTTATTTCTTAGCAGAACACTTCGGAACTTTTGCCCATGACCCGGAAGAACTTTGCCGGGTCGGCCCAATTGGCCCCAACCGAAAGAGCTCATGA
- the ectB gene encoding diaminobutyrate--2-oxoglutarate transaminase, which translates to MNIIDRMESNVRSYCRSFPTTFKTAKDHLIFDDRGKAYIDFFAGAGSLNYGHNNETLKNALIDYISNDGITHALDMTTVAKKRLLQSMQDALFAPRGMEYKVMFPGPTGTNAVESALKLARKVTGRRNVISFTNGFHGMTLGSLAITGNSGKRAGAGVSLHDTTHMPFCDYFDAETDTISMIENYLEDNSSGIDKPAAFILETVQAEGGVNVASKEWLRRIAELAKASGALLILDDIQVGCGRTGPFFSFDFAGIEPDIICLSKSLSGYGLPLAVDLIKPEFDAFKPGEHNGTFRGHNPAFVTAATALETYWRDDRLSKEVHEKARIIKDAFLEMADRYDGSVRGRGMIQGIEFPDKSLAGKISKSAFGRGLIVETAGPNDEVLKVLPPLTIEYDALKEGLRIITEAIHENLRSEVSTKTVVSAKS; encoded by the coding sequence ATGAATATTATCGACCGAATGGAATCAAACGTTCGTAGTTACTGCCGTTCGTTCCCCACGACGTTCAAAACGGCCAAGGATCACTTGATCTTCGATGATCGCGGCAAGGCGTACATCGACTTTTTCGCCGGTGCCGGTTCGTTGAACTACGGCCACAATAACGAAACACTCAAGAACGCGCTGATCGATTACATATCCAACGATGGTATCACCCACGCGTTGGATATGACGACCGTTGCGAAGAAGCGTCTGCTGCAGTCAATGCAGGATGCGCTGTTCGCTCCGCGTGGCATGGAATACAAGGTGATGTTCCCTGGTCCAACGGGAACCAACGCCGTGGAAAGCGCCTTGAAGTTGGCGCGTAAGGTAACGGGACGTCGTAACGTCATCTCGTTTACCAATGGTTTCCACGGGATGACGCTGGGTTCGCTGGCGATCACCGGTAACAGCGGCAAGCGAGCCGGTGCTGGCGTTTCGCTGCACGATACCACACACATGCCGTTCTGCGACTACTTCGACGCCGAAACCGATACGATCTCGATGATCGAGAATTACCTGGAAGATAACAGTAGCGGTATCGATAAGCCGGCTGCGTTTATTCTGGAAACGGTTCAGGCAGAAGGTGGCGTGAATGTTGCCTCGAAGGAATGGCTGCGTCGTATTGCCGAGCTGGCCAAGGCCTCAGGTGCCCTGCTGATTCTGGATGATATTCAGGTCGGTTGTGGTCGTACGGGCCCATTCTTCAGCTTTGACTTTGCTGGAATCGAGCCCGACATTATCTGCTTGTCGAAGTCGCTCTCGGGTTACGGTCTGCCGCTGGCGGTGGATCTGATCAAGCCAGAGTTTGACGCTTTCAAGCCAGGCGAACACAACGGTACGTTCCGTGGTCATAACCCGGCTTTCGTCACCGCGGCGACGGCGCTTGAAACCTACTGGCGTGACGATCGCCTGTCGAAGGAAGTCCACGAAAAGGCGCGTATCATCAAGGATGCGTTCCTGGAAATGGCCGACCGATACGACGGTAGCGTTCGTGGTCGCGGTATGATCCAGGGTATCGAATTCCCCGATAAGTCGTTGGCCGGAAAGATCTCGAAGTCGGCGTTTGGCCGCGGCCTGATCGTCGAAACGGCTGGACCGAACGACGAAGTGTTGAAGGTCCTGCCGCCACTGACGATCGAGTACGACGCGCTGAAGGAAGGTCTGCGGATCATCACCGAAGCGATTCACGAAAACCTGCGGTCGGAAGTTTCGACCAAGACGGTTGTGTCTGCCAAGTCGTAA
- a CDS encoding ectoine synthase, which yields MLVRSLEEIKGTDRDVEGGNWNSRRLLLAGDKMGFSLHDTILREGTTTPIHYQNHLEAVYCIEGHATVELVPSGEKFEIKPGTVYALDKNDKHLLTAHVDTRMVCVFNPAVVGNEVHDENGVYPAAKDA from the coding sequence ATGCTGGTACGAAGTTTAGAGGAGATCAAGGGAACCGATCGGGATGTTGAAGGTGGCAACTGGAACAGCCGTCGTCTTCTGCTTGCCGGAGACAAGATGGGGTTCTCGCTGCACGACACGATCTTGCGTGAAGGGACCACCACGCCGATCCACTATCAGAATCACCTCGAAGCCGTTTACTGCATCGAAGGGCACGCGACCGTCGAACTGGTGCCCAGTGGCGAGAAATTCGAGATCAAGCCTGGTACGGTTTACGCATTGGACAAGAACGACAAGCACTTGCTCACTGCCCACGTCGATACCCGCATGGTTTGCGTCTTCAATCCGGCCGTTGTCGGCAATGAAGTCCACGACGAAAATGGGGTCTATCCTGCTGCTAAGGATGCCTAA
- a CDS encoding MarR family winged helix-turn-helix transcriptional regulator → MEEPDLVERMLRAIRRVILKTSQYSRSLARNSGLTLPQLLCLRAIRDLAEESEEVTAAQVSNRVGLAAPTVSRILERMERGQFIERVRNSPDRRRVLIHLTETGKQKLAGIPTPLQEQFVKRLTSLQENELRGLVASLEQVVELMEAADLDAEPVISAEFEHREDRSRLA, encoded by the coding sequence ATGGAAGAACCTGACCTAGTTGAACGGATGTTGCGGGCCATTCGTCGGGTCATTCTGAAGACTTCCCAGTATTCTCGTTCGCTGGCCAGAAACTCGGGATTGACGCTTCCGCAACTGCTCTGCCTGCGGGCCATTCGTGACCTGGCCGAGGAAAGCGAAGAAGTGACCGCGGCCCAAGTTTCCAACCGAGTTGGTCTCGCCGCGCCGACCGTTTCCCGCATCTTGGAACGCATGGAACGCGGACAATTCATCGAGCGGGTTCGCAATAGCCCCGACCGGCGGCGTGTTCTGATTCACTTGACCGAAACCGGTAAGCAAAAGCTGGCCGGCATTCCGACTCCCCTGCAGGAGCAGTTCGTCAAACGCCTGACATCACTTCAGGAGAACGAACTCCGCGGGTTGGTCGCCTCGCTGGAGCAAGTGGTCGAACTGATGGAAGCTGCCGATCTGGATGCCGAACCGGTGATCTCCGCGGAGTTTGAACACCGCGAAGATCGATCTCGGTTGGCTTAA